One Gammaproteobacteria bacterium DNA segment encodes these proteins:
- a CDS encoding proton-conducting transporter membrane subunit — protein MSQDIAISPGYLLLIAPAAMLLIAALPAALAARRPVAMGRLVQGAAVAGLAATLAAALWAEFAAPSLPSTLVVAGRDAGSLPLALSVLADRLTFTILGLVALLATIIARYSTNYLAGEAEQGRFFRWLALTLGAFMLVVMAGNLLMFVIAVVVTGTGLNRLLTHYRERLPAQMVAHKKLLFSRVADGCLLAAALLLAAGGGDVSFEGIAATAAASGGDLDWQFHLAAWLIVAYTILKSGQFPFHGWLLQVMEAPTPVSALLHAGIVYSGAIAVLRTHELLLADGHALIALAVVGLVTAVVASLAMLTQTAIKSSLAWSTAGQLGFMLLELGLGLFVLAVLHLIAHSLYKAHAFLSSGSMVDVLRSPKARSRRTVGPAVWAGAVALGVPMTFAMGAAWGITLANESALLAIGTIVAVAVAQLLLTGWTTTAPVLRLLLVSLLVTVLYFGLHTLFAGFYSGVLRPIPQQVPAGQYVLLGLVAALFLGLSFFQAVLINRPPAPWLLRVYVHLYNGLYTDLPVERLVYRVWPARFRDLPGRRGRLKP, from the coding sequence GTGTCCCAAGACATCGCGATTTCACCCGGCTATCTGTTGCTCATCGCCCCCGCGGCGATGCTGCTGATCGCCGCCCTGCCCGCCGCCCTGGCCGCCCGGCGTCCCGTGGCCATGGGCCGCCTGGTGCAGGGCGCGGCCGTGGCCGGCCTGGCCGCCACCCTCGCCGCGGCGCTGTGGGCGGAGTTCGCGGCCCCATCCCTGCCGTCGACCCTGGTGGTGGCGGGCCGGGATGCGGGCAGCCTGCCCCTGGCCCTGTCGGTGCTGGCCGACCGCCTGACCTTCACCATCCTCGGCCTGGTGGCCCTGCTGGCCACCATCATCGCCCGCTACAGCACCAACTACCTGGCGGGCGAGGCGGAGCAGGGGCGTTTCTTCCGCTGGCTGGCCCTGACGCTGGGTGCCTTCATGCTGGTGGTGATGGCGGGCAACCTGCTGATGTTCGTCATCGCCGTGGTCGTGACCGGTACCGGCCTCAACCGCCTGCTCACCCACTACCGGGAACGGCTGCCGGCGCAGATGGTGGCCCACAAGAAGCTGCTCTTCAGCCGCGTAGCCGATGGCTGCCTGCTGGCCGCGGCACTGCTGCTCGCGGCGGGCGGGGGGGACGTGTCCTTCGAGGGCATCGCCGCGACGGCCGCGGCCTCCGGCGGCGACCTCGACTGGCAGTTCCATCTCGCCGCCTGGCTCATCGTGGCCTACACCATCCTCAAGAGCGGCCAGTTTCCCTTCCACGGCTGGCTGCTGCAGGTGATGGAGGCGCCGACGCCGGTCTCCGCCCTGCTCCACGCCGGCATCGTCTACAGCGGCGCCATCGCGGTACTGCGCACCCATGAGCTGTTGCTGGCCGACGGCCACGCCCTCATAGCCCTCGCGGTGGTCGGCCTCGTCACCGCGGTGGTGGCCTCCCTAGCCATGCTCACCCAGACCGCCATCAAGAGTTCCCTGGCCTGGTCTACCGCCGGCCAGCTGGGCTTCATGCTGCTGGAGCTGGGCCTCGGCCTGTTCGTGCTGGCCGTGCTCCACCTCATCGCCCACTCCCTGTACAAGGCCCATGCCTTCCTCTCCTCCGGCAGCATGGTGGATGTACTGAGGTCCCCCAAGGCCCGCAGCCGGCGCACCGTCGGCCCCGCCGTGTGGGCCGGGGCCGTCGCCCTCGGGGTGCCCATGACCTTCGCCATGGGCGCGGCCTGGGGCATCACCCTGGCCAATGAGTCGGCCCTGCTGGCCATCGGCACCATCGTCGCGGTGGCGGTGGCCCAGCTGCTGCTCACGGGCTGGACGACCACCGCCCCGGTGCTGCGGCTGCTGTTGGTATCGCTGCTGGTGACCGTTCTGTATTTCGGGCTCCACACCCTCTTCGCCGGCTTCTATTCCGGGGTGCTGCGGCCCATTCCCCAGCAGGTGCCGGCGGGCCAGTATGTGCTGCTGGGGCTGGTGGCGGCCCTGTTCCTCGGCCTCTCCTTCTTCCAGGCCGTGCTCATCAACCGCCCGCCCGCGCCCTGGCTCCTGCGGGTCTACGTGCACCTCTACAACGGCCTCTACACCGATCTGCCGGTGGAGCGCCTGGTCTACCGGGTTTGGCCGGCGCGTTTCCGGGACCTGCCTGGCCGCCGGGGACGGCTGAAGCCATGA
- the dksA gene encoding RNA polymerase-binding protein DksA — MPREEEKLPPDYKPSPDEEYMNPRQLTYFRGKLLEWRQSLLDESQRTLEHLRNEGEGRSVGDEADRASQESDNILELRTRDRYRKLVPKIDAALRRIDDGSYGYCEDTGEEIGLARLEARPIATLSVEAQEQREKKQRQYNTEH, encoded by the coding sequence ATGCCCAGAGAAGAAGAGAAACTGCCGCCAGACTACAAGCCCAGCCCCGACGAGGAGTATATGAACCCGCGCCAGCTCACCTACTTCCGCGGCAAGCTCCTCGAATGGCGCCAATCCCTGCTCGACGAGTCCCAGCGTACCCTGGAGCACCTGCGTAACGAAGGCGAAGGGCGTTCCGTGGGAGACGAGGCGGATCGGGCCAGCCAGGAATCCGACAACATCCTCGAACTGCGCACCCGCGACCGCTACCGCAAACTGGTGCCGAAGATCGACGCGGCCCTGAGGCGCATCGACGACGGCAGCTACGGCTACTGCGAGGACACGGGCGAGGAGATCGGCCTGGCCCGCCTCGAGGCCCGTCCCATAGCCACATTGTCGGTGGAGGCCCAGGAACAGCGGGAGAAGAAACAGCGCCAGTACAACACCGAGCACTGA
- a CDS encoding DUF2309 domain-containing protein: MNEQMTPSAAVAADEARRWTDAAVDTVCERFAPFWPLDAMVATNPYLGFVGRHFDDAAEYHRRIVGRPMTMGRALIKERIAAGHITDADLQEALARAGSSLDLAALRTAVEEPVAVAIPQLLYSNMRDGRYRPSHSAYVVQQTSQFCAAYYDLGQAIWPMPRFGDGLYESWWHYTLIDRSPRGMDIRNVPEALRTLPASPRDAIQAAVERMRVPEDRVEDFLYVALATVGGWASYTRHLRWVAGMEGGNNDDIVDLLAIRVVWEALLVATCERPAHLEQWMQSLGCWPRQLRPAQARALEVNLILQRALEISYQRRLVTGLRRAAGGSPAAASPRPTVQAAFCIDVRSEVFRRALETADPDIATQGFAGFFGVMARFRPLGAGGAREHLPVLLPSRYRVCETAGDPGRTESVLGRRRSVLGLSKAWKQFKLSSASCFSFVESAGLMYLFKLITDSLGWTRPVPHPETAGLRARDAAALAPDLDARQPAGDGGGDGWGIPRGERADVAAFILNAMGLKSRFAPIVLLAGHGSSTVNNPQRAGLDCGACAGQTGEASVRMAAQILNDGDVRRALAARGQAIPEDTWFLPALHDTTTDEVHLLDTGAVPAALAPRLESLRAALARAGDIARLERIRLLDDEVPAEAARALRAVRQRSRDWSQVRPEWGLTNNASFFAVPRARTAHLSLEGRAFLHEYDWHQDTGFEVLNLIMSAPMVVANWINLQYYGSTVDHDHLGAGNKVLHNVVGGRIGVLEGNGGDLRQGLAFQSLHDGRRWMHEPLRLSVFIAAPQEAIDDVIAGNPTVHDLVAHEWLHLFQMDDAGEVHRRRPAGGWEPAPAEADAGIG, translated from the coding sequence ATGAACGAGCAGATGACTCCGAGCGCGGCGGTGGCCGCGGATGAGGCCCGCCGCTGGACCGATGCGGCGGTGGATACCGTATGCGAGCGCTTCGCGCCCTTCTGGCCCCTGGACGCCATGGTGGCCACCAACCCCTACCTCGGCTTCGTGGGCCGGCACTTCGACGATGCCGCGGAGTACCACCGACGCATCGTCGGGCGCCCCATGACCATGGGGCGGGCCCTGATTAAGGAAAGAATCGCCGCCGGGCACATCACCGATGCCGATCTGCAGGAGGCCCTGGCTCGCGCCGGCTCGAGCCTTGACCTCGCCGCCCTGCGAACCGCGGTGGAGGAGCCCGTGGCCGTGGCCATACCCCAGCTGCTCTACTCCAACATGCGGGACGGCCGTTACCGCCCCAGCCACTCCGCCTACGTGGTCCAGCAGACCAGCCAGTTCTGCGCCGCCTACTACGACCTCGGCCAGGCCATCTGGCCCATGCCGCGCTTCGGCGACGGCCTGTATGAGTCGTGGTGGCACTACACCCTCATCGATCGCAGCCCCCGGGGTATGGACATCCGCAACGTCCCCGAGGCCCTGCGCACCCTGCCGGCCTCGCCGCGCGATGCCATCCAGGCGGCCGTGGAGCGTATGCGGGTGCCGGAGGACCGGGTCGAGGATTTCCTCTACGTGGCCCTGGCTACCGTGGGCGGCTGGGCCAGCTACACCCGCCACCTGCGCTGGGTGGCCGGGATGGAGGGCGGGAACAACGACGACATCGTCGACCTGCTGGCCATCCGCGTGGTGTGGGAGGCCCTGCTGGTGGCCACCTGCGAGCGCCCGGCACACCTGGAGCAGTGGATGCAATCCCTCGGCTGCTGGCCGCGGCAGCTGCGCCCGGCCCAGGCCCGTGCCCTGGAGGTGAACCTCATCCTCCAGCGGGCCCTGGAGATCAGCTACCAGCGTCGGCTGGTGACGGGGCTGCGCCGGGCCGCCGGGGGCAGCCCCGCGGCAGCCTCGCCACGGCCCACGGTCCAGGCGGCCTTTTGTATCGATGTGCGCTCCGAGGTGTTCCGGCGCGCCCTGGAGACCGCCGACCCCGACATCGCGACCCAGGGCTTCGCCGGCTTCTTCGGCGTCATGGCCCGCTTCCGTCCCCTGGGTGCCGGTGGCGCGCGGGAACACCTGCCGGTGCTGCTGCCGTCCCGCTACCGCGTTTGCGAGACCGCCGGCGACCCGGGCCGCACCGAATCCGTCCTCGGCCGCCGCCGCAGCGTCCTCGGCCTGTCCAAGGCCTGGAAACAATTCAAGCTCTCCAGCGCCTCGTGCTTCTCCTTCGTGGAGTCCGCCGGCCTCATGTACCTGTTCAAGCTCATCACCGACAGCCTGGGCTGGACCCGCCCCGTGCCCCACCCGGAGACCGCCGGCCTCCGGGCGCGGGACGCCGCCGCCCTCGCCCCCGACCTCGACGCCCGCCAGCCCGCCGGCGATGGTGGCGGGGACGGCTGGGGGATCCCCCGGGGCGAGCGCGCCGACGTGGCCGCCTTCATCCTCAACGCCATGGGCCTCAAGAGCCGCTTCGCCCCCATCGTCCTGCTGGCGGGCCACGGCAGCTCCACCGTCAACAACCCCCAGCGGGCCGGGCTGGACTGCGGCGCCTGCGCCGGCCAGACCGGCGAGGCCAGCGTGCGCATGGCGGCCCAAATCCTCAACGACGGTGACGTACGCCGCGCCCTCGCCGCCCGCGGCCAGGCCATTCCCGAGGACACCTGGTTTCTGCCGGCGCTGCACGACACCACCACCGACGAAGTGCACCTGCTGGACACCGGCGCGGTGCCGGCGGCTTTGGCGCCCCGGCTGGAGAGCCTGCGCGCGGCCCTCGCCCGGGCCGGCGACATCGCCCGCCTGGAGCGCATCCGGCTGCTGGACGACGAGGTGCCGGCCGAGGCCGCCCGCGCCCTGCGGGCGGTGCGCCAGCGCAGCCGGGACTGGTCCCAGGTACGGCCGGAGTGGGGACTCACCAACAATGCCTCCTTCTTCGCCGTGCCGCGGGCCCGCACCGCCCACCTGTCCCTGGAGGGCCGCGCCTTCCTGCACGAATACGACTGGCACCAGGATACCGGCTTCGAGGTTCTCAACCTCATCATGAGCGCCCCCATGGTGGTGGCCAACTGGATCAACCTCCAGTACTACGGCTCCACCGTAGACCACGACCACCTGGGGGCCGGCAACAAGGTGCTGCACAACGTGGTGGGGGGGCGCATCGGCGTGCTGGAGGGCAACGGCGGCGACCTGCGCCAGGGGTTGGCGTTCCAGTCCCTCCACGACGGCCGGCGCTGGATGCACGAGCCCCTGCGCCTGTCCGTGTTCATCGCGGCCCCTCAGGAGGCCATCGACGATGTCATCGCCGGCAACCCCACGGTCCACGACCTGGTCGCCCACGAGTGGCTGCACCTGTTCCAGATGGACGACGCAGGCGAGGTGCACCGCCGCCGCCCGGCGGGGGGCTGGGAGCCCGCACCGGCCGAGGCGGATGCCGGCATCGGCTGA
- a CDS encoding alpha/beta hydrolase codes for MYVVTNREVEASAGGLDQFGKKANHNGPNELRLAEVTAQGKGWRVEFLDDRLSTTEARALIKEFRLPLEPDAPHYASLKAACDITRRARKDNRHVLFFVHGFNNDMHDVISRAQYFEKRYDTEVLVFSWPADGGGLSGTLSYRSDKRDARASAGALERALTKLHDYLALITEARRRELYQQAAKKHPDAAEARDALYAKLLEKDCPFTVNALYHSMGNYLLKQLLKSTLSEGNGLTFDNVVLCQADTNNLDHGLWVDQIKFRNRLYITINENDYALRASRAKAGSEQLARLGHYLRNLGSHSAYYVNLTDAPWVKNSHSPFAEPAEKNDRLFTFFKEAFSGVAAEKDLRYFPEGNWFAPR; via the coding sequence ATGTACGTGGTAACCAATCGCGAGGTGGAGGCTTCGGCCGGTGGGCTCGACCAGTTCGGTAAGAAGGCGAACCACAACGGTCCCAACGAGCTGCGCTTGGCCGAGGTTACGGCACAGGGCAAGGGTTGGCGGGTGGAGTTTCTCGATGACCGACTCTCCACCACCGAGGCACGGGCGCTGATCAAAGAGTTCCGTCTGCCGTTGGAGCCGGATGCCCCGCACTATGCCAGTCTCAAGGCGGCCTGCGACATCACGCGGCGTGCCAGGAAGGACAACAGGCATGTGCTGTTTTTCGTCCATGGCTTCAACAACGACATGCATGACGTGATCAGCCGCGCGCAGTACTTCGAGAAACGCTACGACACGGAGGTATTGGTCTTCTCCTGGCCGGCCGATGGCGGTGGCCTGTCCGGCACCCTCAGTTACCGGTCCGACAAGCGTGATGCCCGGGCATCCGCCGGGGCGCTGGAGCGTGCGCTGACCAAGCTCCATGACTATCTGGCGTTGATCACCGAGGCGCGCCGGCGGGAGCTGTACCAACAGGCTGCAAAGAAACACCCGGATGCCGCGGAGGCGCGTGATGCGCTGTACGCGAAGTTGCTGGAGAAGGACTGCCCGTTCACGGTCAACGCGCTGTATCACAGCATGGGCAACTATCTGCTGAAACAGCTGCTGAAGAGCACCCTCAGCGAGGGCAACGGGCTGACCTTCGACAACGTCGTGCTGTGCCAGGCGGATACCAATAACCTGGACCACGGCCTATGGGTCGACCAAATCAAGTTCAGGAACCGCCTGTATATCACTATTAACGAGAATGACTATGCGCTGCGCGCGTCGCGCGCCAAGGCGGGTTCCGAGCAGCTAGCCAGGCTCGGTCACTATCTGAGGAACCTGGGCAGCCACAGCGCCTATTATGTCAATTTGACCGATGCACCCTGGGTCAAAAACTCCCATTCGCCATTTGCCGAGCCGGCCGAGAAAAACGATCGACTGTTCACCTTCTTCAAGGAGGCCTTCAGCGGCGTGGCGGCGGAAAAAGACCTGCGTTATTTCCCTGAAGGGAACTGGTTCGCGCCGCGCTGA